The following DNA comes from Lonchura striata isolate bLonStr1 chromosome 4, bLonStr1.mat, whole genome shotgun sequence.
TGGCAACAGTGGCTTGGCCTTAGAAACCAAGTGttttaaagcaaaatgcaaattttccttCTCTAGGTTGGAGTTATCGATTTCTCCATGTACTTGAAAGACGGGAACAGCACAAAAGGCAGCGAAGGGTAGGTGCACACACAGTTGTCTTGCTGCTCCCCTCTTGGGAATGTGTGTTCAGGTGTTCCAGGCtgtcctgtttcttttttccagagatGGTCAGATAACTGCTATTTTGGACCAGAAGAACTATGTAGAAGAACTCAATAGACATCTAAGGTAACACATGTTCTCTTGGCTCTTTATTATCGTGTAGAACAAAAGACAAAACAGGATTTTAAAAGGTGAAGGAATGACTGTagggttttttctcttcaaCAGTGCTACAGTAAACAACCTGCAGGCCAAGGTGGATGCCTTGGAGAAATCCAACACCAAGCTGACCGAGGAGGTAAGTGTCATGGAAAACCACCAGATGCTTTGGCCTTTGGGAGTTAAGGATTAACCAGGGAAGGAGGGGTTCGTTTCAGATGTACAGAATGAGGGGTGTTAAATGATGGCACTGAAATGGCTGACCTGCCAAGGAATTTCACTGGCCATCACTACTGAGCACAAGCTAGGAAGTCAACTGTATGTTTATGTAAATTTGcaaaaagtaaaggaaaaaaaaggtcgTTATAGGTGAGATGTCCACCCTGAGCATGAGTAACCTCATGGAGTCTGTGTTTTAACATGGGTCTGCTGCTCATTGCTGATAGCATAAGtgtcataaaatattttggggtCAGTTCCCTGGCAGATGAGTGGCAGGAGGTGTTACCTGATGCAATGAGTGGCTTTTGGTGTATTACCTGCACAGTGGTGTGGTACCAGGAGGTGAACTGCAGTGGtgactgcagtgtttttgggaTTTGGCAATGAAGTTGCCAAGGGAAGCCTGCAGCATATGCAGAGTGAGGCTGTGGTGACAGCGCAGGCGTTGTGCCAGGCGGGGGGCAGGTGATGAGCCACATCACACGTCACAGCCACGCACGTGTTGGGTCTGAGCTCTGGGAGTTCTGTTTGGGTTTGTCACAGGATAGCGTGGCTGATCGCTTGGAATGTCTCTGAGCTGCTCCCGTGCATGAGCCTTACCCGAGTTGTGAGTTACAAAGCCAGAAGGAGTTTCTGAAGTTCCTTTTGCCTTTGATCATATACTTACAATAATCTGTTAGTCTGCAGTGCTGTCATCTCTGGAAATTCCTCTGGGCCAGGTGTCCTGTCCCTAAgggtgctgtgtgctgctcATCCTCCATTTCCAGCCAAATCTTCCTCATGTGCTGGGgtcaagagaggaaaaaacaagtGAAGCATGTTTTTGGTGCGTTACTGTTGTGTTTTGTTCCCAGCTTGCAGTTGCCAACAACAGGATCATTACACTGCAGGAGGAGATGGAGCGGGTTAAAGAAGAAAGCTCCTACATCCTGGAGTCCAGCCGTAAggttggtgtgtgtgtgtgaatgccGAGCCCTGGGGCAGGCCTAGCCTGAATGCCTTGTCTGGAGCAGAGTTCATTTCCTTGTGTGTCTCACACAAACCCCACAGGGGATTAGAGGAATGGCAGGTGGGCGCTGTGCAGAGAGAACAGATGGGCCCTGCCACAGGGAATCCTGCCTGGCCatagggatggagcagggagccTGCACGGAGCCAGGCACTCCCACAGCTTACAGCTCGCTGGGCAATGTGtcaggggacaggagggaggggggacTTACTTCGGGGGGGACAGGCAAATCAGGAAGTAGGAGTTGTGCTGGTTTGTCCTGAGTTGTTGCAGAATTCCAAGTGTTGGGGAAAAGCCAGTAATGAGGTCAAGTGAGGGCTGGCAGTACACAATACCAAGTGAACTGTGTCTGTTACCTCAGGCCACCAAGGACAGAAGTGCTGACGGGCAGGCACTGACTGAGGCACGGAAGCAGCTGAAGGAGGAGACTCAGCTGCGCCTGGTGAGGACAGGGGGGGCTTGGGGGTCACCccacagggctgcagagggtcaCAGACGTGCTGAGCTCTTGTTTGATACATGTGTAGGGAGAAAAATGCCTGACCTGAAGGTATTAAGGAAATAACATCTGCTTTAGGAAATAAAATCTTTCCTTAGACCCCTTCATCCCAAAGACAGGCTCATGCAGAATTCCCTGACTCTCTGCTAGCCATGCTGCACACCTGGCTGTGATACTGGACTGAAACTGGGGAGTTACTCTCCTTAAGGCATGTGTCAGATGTGTGACTCTGAAGTTGTGGCAGCAGCACACTCGTGGGTAGGGACTGCGTGGGCAGAAGGGAAGGGTGGTTACCCCTGGGTCATGAGGGCACCTCCTGGAAATGCTGAGGGCTCCTTGTGTTCCAGGATgtggagaaggagctggaggcGCAGATTGGGATGCGGCAGGAGATGGAGCTGGCCATGAAGATGCTGGAGAAGGATGTCTGTGAAAAGCAGGATGCGCTGGTGGCActcaggcagcagctggatgATCTCAGGGCTCTAAAGCATGAACTGTCGTTCAAGTTGCAGGTAGGGAGCTAAGGAAATGTAGCAAATTCCAGACAAAAGTGAGAGCTGCTGTGCATTTATTCCTCCTGCCTGTTGGAAAGGTGCTGGGTGTGGAAGGGTCACAGGCTGTGCAGCGCACTCCTGTCCTGCTGTGAGAACACTGGAACATGGTGGAGGGTAAAGACAAATGCAATTTCTTCTGAACAAAAGTCCATCACGGTTCAGAGATTTGTGTGAGATGGAGAAAGCATCTTGGGTGGTTTAGTGGTATGAAAAGAGCTGTGGGAGATTGTGTTCCAGCACAGTCTGGTGTGGAGGGCCCCTGGTGTAACTCCTGTGTGGTGACACAAGCAGACTCCCAAACAGCAACACAGTGCTCAGAATAGATCCCAAAATCAACTTGACAGCAGGAAAGAGTTGCTTTTGCTCTGCATGAGCCAATGCCTTTGTTCAAAGCAGCTGAATTATATTAAGATATTGAGTATTAGCAGGTGCTGCATCATGCATTTTCCATATCCAGGAAGCTTTGTGGATGGTGGCATTATTCTGCCACCTCTACGGTGAGACATTTGTCCTTGCAATACTGACctggcatttgcttttccagCACTTTTTCCTGCTTCTTTGCCTTTTGCCCTGTTGTTTAGTGTGCCAAATGATTTATGGGGTTTTATCTGGGATTTACTACTCCTTACACAAACCCtcactgctgcttctcccagaGTTCAGACATGGGAGTGAAACAGAAGAGTGAATTAAACAGCCGcttggaagaaaaaacaaatcagaTGGCTGCCACCATCAAACAGCTGGAACAAAGGTAAGACAGGAAACTTGAACCATGATCCACTGGTGCGTCCTTCAGTGTAGTGTCCCATGGATCCAGAATGGGCCAGGGGAGAGACCCAGTGCCCTGCTGGACAGAGCTGCCTGAGGagagcagtgggagcagcacCTCTGGGACTTGGTTAATGAGGAGAGCATTGCACTCCATTGGGTGCTCTCATTTTAGGGTTTCTGGAGGCAGGGTGGTTTTCTTTAGAACAAGTTTGTGTTTGAAAACGTTTCAGATGATACCTACTCTGCTAATTCAtgtgttctttttctcttgctgctcttatttttttctgttttctcatcaTCCTCATTCTGACTTACTTATACAGTGAAAAGGATTTGGTGAAACAGGCAAAAACCTTAAATAGTGCAGCAAACAAACTGATCCAGAAGCATCATTAGACATTTTTATGTCTGGCCACCTCACAGCTCTGACATCAGAACTTATTTATGAGGAAAGAACTTGAGAATTGCTAAAAGCAACTGTTAAAATGTTAATTGTCACCTAAAGTTGATTTGGAATTTGCTGagtttttaaaatcagtgaGTTTTTCTGCCGAGATCTAGTCGGGTATAAcaatccccagccctgccatttAAACCGTGTTGCAGTACCAACGAGCTGGCCACCGAGCACCCCGGGACTGCGTCAGGAGGTGGCTGCGCCCAGCCGCTGCCGTCGCCGCGTGCGGCAGCGCAGCCCTCGGCGCGTGCGCGGCTCAGCCGGGACCGCGGCCAGCTCGGGACAGCCAGCTCCTTCTCTGTGTTGCCCTTTTGTGAAGTAGACGAGAAATGCATCCCTGGAAGTTGTTGACAGTAGTTGTGTGCGTGCCCCAAGCCGTTCCCCGTTCTCTTCTGTTCTGTGGGTTCAGCCCCAGTCCGAGCCCAGCGGGCATGATGCTGGCCCGGCTGCGGGAACGCCGGTCCTCCCGTAACCAGCCTGCCTGGATTCTGCCTTAGGGACTTGGGGGGAGGGTGGGAATTTATCCTTATTCCTTTAAACTTCATGTGTCCAGAATTAGTAGCTATAGGTGTCTTAGAATAACACGATAGAGTGGTAAGTTCAGTGGAAAACTCCTCTTTGCAGTGCTTCTACCTCTGCCAGGAATCCCTCCAGACGTACCCTGTGGTCCTTCCCGACCCAAGGAAGTGGAGGAGAGGTGTTTTGGGAGGTCTCTCCCCTTCCCAGAAAGGGAAGTGACCAGTTCTATAAAAATAATCTGATCTTTGTTTAAAGGAAgtgaaaacacattaaaaaaggagaaggaaccCAGTATGCAGCAGCGGGGAGTGGAAATGGAAATTTGGTCCTTGCCGTTTACTTGTCCAAGTAGTTGGTGGCTGGAAAGAGTTGCCTTTTACACTTCTTGCATTTTCTTGTCAGTTTGCTGTGCTCAAAACAAATGGAATTTGCTAATGGAACAAGAGCTAAAGCTTGGAAATGTCTCTTAATAGGCAAAATAATTGCCAGTTTTAAACCCTGGTGCAAAATCTGAAGTAACTGTAGCTTGAACTATTAAAAACTAACATTCTCTGATCAATGAAATCCCTGTGCTGGCCTCTCACAGGCTTTAGGTTTTTAAGTGCTCCTCGAGGtatctttttgttttgtaaggctggatttggggagtctctgtgttgaatatgggtttttttgctctGGTGAGATTCCTGTAGTAATTCTTTGGTGCCAGTTCTCCTTTGACCTATGAGCTGGTGCTCCTTGGGGCGGTGAGTGACAAATGTGACAAAGCCAGGAAGGGAGCACCTTGGTGTTTTAAAAAATCCACGGGGCTCAGCCTGGTGCCCATGGATGTGAGCGTGGGCCACTGTGGGGCTTGTTCCCAGGGcttccagcacagccctgctgggaacCTCCCTGCCACGCCTGAACTGCATGCTTGAACCTATCAACTCACCCCTCAGTAACCTGCGACTAGAAACTCATCCTAACTTCCTGGAGAAAAAGTAATCCTAAGGGAAAGGTGGAAGCTTTGATCCAGGTGTGTGAACAGCTGGTTAGGGTGGGAACCCCCTGCCCCATGGCACAGTTCTGCTCTAGGAACAGGGGATGGATGCTGAGGTCTCTGCTGAAATAAGTCAGATTTAAGGATCTGGCTGCTTCTGATGTCAGGCCCCGAGTTGGGAATGTGGCAGTGTACTGATGCCTGGGGCTTAAGCCCAAGTGTCCATCCACGGGAGAGACCAGGAACATGCACTAATTCTCAATAGAGTAGCTACAACCTATGTTGCAAGTTCCAGTTGCCTGTGCAAAGCTGAAATGTAACGTACATTAAACTCCAACTGGACTTAAAATTCTGTGTACTTGAGGTTTGCTTCGAATCTGGATAAAAgtgatgttttctgtttctcatcTAATGGCTGTAAACTGTAGTGATAGAATAAAACTATTGAAAAAGAGAGTTTCTGCCTGGTTCACCtacattttgctttgctttggattttttttcttcctttccattGTTTTTACCATTCTCTTTTTTTGGCTTTACCTTTTCactgggttttttatttgttggtTAAACTCAGTCTTCCTCCCCACCatggcttttgttttttatcACAAGTTCATGTGGCTCAAATCCAGATTGCGACAGGCAGAGAAGGACCGGCAGCTGGCCCTGCAGGACAACCGGCTCTTCAAGCAGGAGTTTGGGGACAAAATCAACAGCCTCCAGCTGGAAGTGGAAGAGCTCTCCCGGCAGCGGTGAACAGACCCTTTTCCAACCTCTTTTCTGGGCTGTCGGTGCTGTGTCCAG
Coding sequences within:
- the RUFY3 gene encoding protein RUFY3 isoform X5 encodes the protein MSALTPQSDMPTPTTDKITQAAMETIYLCKFRVSMDGEWLCLRELDDISLTPDPEPTHEDPNYLMANERMNLMNMAKLSIKGLIESALNLGRTLDSDYAPLQQFFVVMEHCLKHGLKAKKTFLGQNKSFWGPLELVEKLVPEAAEITASVKDLPGLKTPVGRGRAWLRLALMQKKLSEYMKALINRKDLLSEFYEPNALMMEEEGAIIAGLLVGLNVIDANFCMKGEDLDSQVGVIDFSMYLKDGNSTKGSEGDGQITAILDQKNYVEELNRHLSATVNNLQAKVDALEKSNTKLTEELAVANNRIITLQEEMERVKEESSYILESSRKATKDRSADGQALTEARKQLKEETQLRLDVEKELEAQIGMRQEMELAMKMLEKDVCEKQDALVALRQQLDDLRALKHELSFKLQSSDMGVKQKSELNSRLEEKTNQMAATIKQLEQSEKDLVKQAKTLNSAANKLIQKHH